From the Jilunia laotingensis genome, the window TCATAGGGTTGGTCATTATCTGCATGGCTGCCATACTTTACATATTTCTTTCGCAGGGACAGAGGATTATACAGAAAATAGGTCCTGTAGGCAATCAGATTATTAATAAACTTGTAGCTTTTTTTACATTCTGCATAGGCATTCAGATCAGTGTGACAGGCATATCACAAATATTTCATTTGGATATATTGTAAGAGATTCTATCGATTCCGGTGTTAATTATAAAATATTTCCTATTTTTGCAACTCCCTTTTGAATTAATCGGAATATTAATATATTAATTTATTTTTAATGAAAACACAAACCCCCATTTCTGTTTTACCAAACACAAAACCACATTATGAGATTCTTGACGGACTGCGCGGAGTAGCAGCTATCATGGTGGTATGTTTCCACATATTCGAAGCATACGCAACCAGTCATTTAGATCAAAACATTAATCATGGATATTTGGCTGTTGACTTTTTCTTTATACTGTCGGGATTTGTTATAGGTTATGCTTATGATGATCGATGGAAAACAATGAAAATAAAAGACTTCATTAAGCGAAGAGTCATTCGTCTGCAGCCGATGGTAGTAATGGGAGCCATCATAGGAGCAATCATGTTCTATTTTCAAGGATGTCCCGTATGGGATGTGTCGAAAGTGACTATTCTTGCTTTATTTATTGCTACATTTATTAATGCGCTTTTGATTCCGGCAACTCCCGGAACCGAGATTCGGGGGTTGGGGGAGATGTATCCTTTGAATGGACCGAGTTGGTCTCTGTTCTTTGAATATATTGGGAATATTCTCTATGCCTTGTTTATTCATAGATTTTCTACCAAAGTGCTTGCATGGTTTGTTTTCCTTGCGGGATGCGGTTTGTCGGCATTTGCCATATGGGGACCGTATGGAGACATATGCGCTGGTTTTACGATGACCGGCATTGAGTTTATGGCAGGATCTCTAAGACTATTATTTTCCTTTTCTGCCGGATTACTCCTTTTCCGCCTTTTCAAACCAGTTAATATAAAAGGAGCTTTTTGGATATGTAGCTTGTCAATCGTAATCCTCTTGGCTGTACCGCGTTTGGGAGGAGCCGAACATTTATGGATGAACGGATTATATGATACGGTCTGTTTTGCTATGTTTTTCCCTTTACTTGTCTATCTTGGAGCTTCGGGAAAATGCACCGACAAGCATACGATTCGGATATGTAACTTTTTGGGTGAGATTTCTTATCCTTTGTATATGGTTCATTATCCTTTCATCTACCTATATTATGCTTGGGTAAAGAATGAAAAACTTACATTTATGCAATCATTTCCGGGTGCAGCAGGTGTTGTCATAGGAAGTATTATTCTGGCATATATCTGCTTGAAGTTCTATGATATTCCTGTTCGGAAGTATTTGGTGAAAAGGTTCTTAAAGCCTCAAAAGAATAGTTGATACTACCTTGCTGATATTTTTATGATGGAATGAATTGGCTTTAAAGTTGCCGGATACTAGAGATATAAAAAGCTCCCGTTTCATGTTCCAAGGAACATGAAACGGGAGCTTTTTTATGGGTATCAATATTCATGAGGTACAACAAAAAAACAGTTCTAAATTAGAATTTAGAACTGTTTTACTTATTTTCAATAATGTATTTGCGGTGCGCACGAGGCTCGAACTCGTGACCCCATGCGTGACAGGCATGTATTCTAACCAACTGAACTAGCGCACCAAATTTTATTTTGATTAAGCTTTTATTCTTTTCCTCTTTTAAGAAGCGGTGCGCACGAGGCTCGAACTCGTGACCCCATGCGTGACAGGCATGTATTCTAACCAACTGAACTAGCGCACCAGAATTTCATTTTCTTAATCAGCTTTCTCTCTCGATTGCGGGTGCAAAGGTAGTTGTTTTTGTGGAATCTGCAATAGTTTTGATATATTTTTTGCGAATAAAAAAGTGTGAATTATGCTTAGTTGTTCATACTGAGTAATTTCTATATGAAAAAAAATCAGGAGAAAGGAAAGTTGGAAAAGTGAAGAAGTAGGATGGGAGAGAAGGGGCGGAAGCTGTTTTATTCTTTCTATCTGTTATAATTTTAGCTTTTAAAATAAACTTTTTGCTCTAATTATTCGCTATTTTGCAATAATTCGCTATTTTTGCCTGCTAAAATCGCAGATGGTGAAACTATGCCGTTTGAATTTGTAAATTAGTAACATAAAATGATGACAACAGCCAAACTGTTATTGCACTGTCCTGACAAACCGGGAATTCTTGCCGAGGTGACTGACTTTATCACTGTAAACAAGGGAAATATTATCTATCTGGATCAGCATGTGGATCATGTGGAGGATATTTTCTTCATGCGTATCGAGTGGGAATTGGAAGGTTTTCTGATTCCT encodes:
- a CDS encoding acyltransferase family protein — translated: MKTQTPISVLPNTKPHYEILDGLRGVAAIMVVCFHIFEAYATSHLDQNINHGYLAVDFFFILSGFVIGYAYDDRWKTMKIKDFIKRRVIRLQPMVVMGAIIGAIMFYFQGCPVWDVSKVTILALFIATFINALLIPATPGTEIRGLGEMYPLNGPSWSLFFEYIGNILYALFIHRFSTKVLAWFVFLAGCGLSAFAIWGPYGDICAGFTMTGIEFMAGSLRLLFSFSAGLLLFRLFKPVNIKGAFWICSLSIVILLAVPRLGGAEHLWMNGLYDTVCFAMFFPLLVYLGASGKCTDKHTIRICNFLGEISYPLYMVHYPFIYLYYAWVKNEKLTFMQSFPGAAGVVIGSIILAYICLKFYDIPVRKYLVKRFLKPQKNS